A genomic segment from Cervus elaphus chromosome 14, mCerEla1.1, whole genome shotgun sequence encodes:
- the LOC122707451 gene encoding PRAME family member 8-like, whose translation MSIPTPPRLLDLAGMHLLREDALVGSALEFLPTELFPPLFMDAFHGRHIKTLKAMVQAWPFVCLPLGGLIELPHVGPLQAVLEALDVLLAQKAHSRRVGSRCKLRVLDLRNTGQNFWRMWSGASTCGFSSLGMAPVAEQSSRTHQPLAPLKVYIELCLKKRTLDNFLTYLLRWMEQRKASIHLCCKKLTIFAMPVENIMKVLNMVQLDCVQELQVNWIWHLSTLAKFAPLLGQMSNMQRLHLSRIHMSALEQQEQQEEQVVQFTSQFLKLHHLQDLYLDSPSFLEGCLDQMLRFLRTPLDHLAITNCQLTESDLTHLSQCPNIHQLKGLDLSGVTMTDFSPEILHILLEQVAATLQELNLEQCGITESQLESILPVLSCCSQLRTFSLCGNVLSMAIMEKLLSHTTGLINLSDEFYPAPQESYSPHGALHLGRMAQLRDKLIKIIQDLGRPRAIWLSSSPCPRWSNKTFYPEDPFLCHCYLSA comes from the exons ATGAGTATACCGACCCCACCCAGACTCTTGGACCTGGCTGGAATGCACCTGCTCAGGGAAGATGCCTTGGTCGGTTCTGCTCTGGAGTTTCTGCCCACAGAGCTCTTCCCACCCCTCTTCATGGACGCCTTCCATGGGAGACACATCAAGACCCTAAAGGCCATGGTGCAAGCCTGGCCCTTTGTCTGCCTGCCTCTGGGGGGCCTCATTGAGCTGCCTCATGTGGGGCCCCTACAAGCAGTGCTGGAAGCACTTGATGTCCTACTTGCCCAGAAGGCTCATTCCAGGCGAGTCGGATCCAG GTGCAAACTGCGGGTGCTAGATTTGCGGAATACTGGCCAGAACTTCTGGAGGATGTGGTCTGGAGCCAGCACCTGTGGGTTCTCAAGCTTAGGAATGGCACCAGTGGCTGAGCAGAGCTCAAGGACCCACCAGCCCTTGGCTCCCCTGAAGGTATACATAGAGCTTTGCCTGAAAAAGAGGACATTGGATAACTTCCTCACCTACCTCCTCAGGTGGATGGAGCAGAGAAAAGCTTCCATACACCTCTGCTGTAAGAAGCTGACCATCTTTGCAATGCCGGTGGAAAATATCATGAAGGTCCTGAATATGGTGCAGTTGGACTGCGTCCAGGAGTTGCAAGTGAATTGGATTTGGCATCTGTCCACCCTGGCCAAGTTTGCTCCTCTCCTGGGTCAGATGAGCAACATGCAGAGACTCCATCTTTCCCGCATTCACATGTCTGCCCttgagcagcaggagcagcaggaagagcaagttGTCCAATTTACCTCTCAGTTTCTCAAGCTGCACCATCTCCAGGATCTCTATCTagactctccctccttccttgaaGGCTGCCTGGACCAGATGCTCAG atttcTGAGGACTCCCTTGGATCACCTGGCAATAACTAACTGCCAGCTTACAGAATCAGACCTGACCCATCTGTCCCAGTGCCCGAACATCCATCAGCTCAAAGGCCTAGATCTGAGTGGGGTCACCATGACTGACTTTAGTCCTGAGATCCTCCACATTCTTCTGGAGCAAGTTGCAGCCACCCTCCAGGAACTGAACTTAGAGCAGTGTGGGATCACAGAGTCCCAACTTGAGTCCATCCTGCCTGTTCTGAGCTGCTGTTCCCAGCTCAGGACCTTCAGTCTGTGTGGGAATGTCCTCTCTATGGCCATCATGGAGAAGCTGCTGAGTCACACCACTGGGCTGATCAACTTGAGTGATGAGTTTTACCCTGCCCCTCAGGAGAGTTACAGCCCTCATGGAGCCCTCCACCTCGGCCGAATGGCCCAGCTTCGGGATAAACTCATTAAGATTATTCAGGATTTAGGACGTCCAAGGGCCATCTGGCTTAGCTCCAGCCCATGTCCTCGCTGGAGCAATAAGACATTCTATCCTGAAGATCCCTTTCTGTGCCACTGTTACTTGTCTGCCTAG